A genome region from Methanobacterium subterraneum includes the following:
- a CDS encoding sensor histidine kinase — protein sequence MLDEGKSREELVDELKELKAILKSNQESTKKIIENERILSKTALELVDLPPHVDIYDFIAKKLGDLIENSLIAVSMYDEPSDSILVRSVIGENQRLIELSQKIMGGGLTDIKLPLRSFYEFYDDKEHQKNTILSGKLLKMEDGLYQVFAGRLPQKITRMVELTMNMGDMYGTGFESKGKLYGTVYIFLKKGNKLNNNELVQSLISLFAVAIQRKQAENEIKKALKEKELLLKEIHHRVKNNLMIISSLLNLQSAHIKDEGARNVFRESQNRAKSMAMIHERLYRSTDLKNIDFGEYIRSLTTDLYRTLVADPDRIRLDIDVEDVKIDINTVVPLGLIVNELVTNCMKHAFPDGETGYIKLELYQKSQKIVLKVIDNGIGFPEDLDYKKTSSLGLQLVNNLTKQIDGEFELDRNQGTSFALIFEEKE from the coding sequence ATGTTAGATGAAGGAAAATCCAGGGAAGAACTCGTGGATGAATTAAAGGAATTAAAGGCTATTTTAAAATCCAACCAGGAATCTACAAAAAAAATCATAGAAAATGAGCGAATTTTATCTAAAACTGCTTTAGAATTGGTTGATTTGCCTCCTCATGTAGATATCTATGATTTTATTGCAAAGAAATTGGGTGATCTAATTGAAAACTCTCTTATTGCCGTTAGTATGTATGATGAACCATCAGACAGTATTCTGGTGCGTTCTGTGATTGGGGAAAATCAAAGATTAATCGAGCTGTCCCAAAAAATTATGGGTGGGGGGCTAACGGATATAAAGCTACCACTCAGGTCTTTTTATGAATTTTATGATGATAAAGAACACCAGAAAAATACAATACTCAGCGGTAAACTTCTTAAAATGGAAGATGGATTGTATCAGGTGTTTGCCGGACGATTACCCCAAAAGATTACCAGAATGGTGGAATTAACTATGAATATGGGTGATATGTATGGCACTGGTTTTGAATCAAAGGGTAAACTTTATGGTACTGTTTATATCTTTCTTAAAAAGGGGAACAAATTAAATAATAACGAACTAGTCCAATCTTTAATCAGTCTTTTTGCAGTGGCAATCCAGCGAAAACAGGCCGAAAATGAGATAAAAAAGGCTTTAAAAGAGAAGGAACTTCTTCTTAAGGAGATCCATCACCGGGTTAAAAATAATTTAATGATCATTTCCAGTTTATTGAATCTCCAATCAGCCCATATCAAGGATGAAGGGGCCCGTAATGTTTTCAGAGAAAGTCAAAACCGGGCCAAGTCAATGGCCATGATCCATGAAAGATTGTACCGGTCTACAGATCTTAAAAACATAGATTTCGGTGAGTACATAAGAAGCCTTACCACTGATCTGTACCGTACTCTAGTTGCTGATCCGGATCGTATTAGACTTGATATTGATGTAGAGGATGTGAAGATTGATATTAACACTGTTGTTCCGTTAGGGCTTATAGTGAATGAACTGGTTACCAACTGCATGAAACACGCATTCCCTGATGGTGAAACTGGATATATTAAGTTAGAACTCTACCAAAAAAGTCAAAAAATCGTTTTAAAAGTTATTGACAATGGAATTGGCTTCCCAGAAGATCTAGATTATAAAAAGACTAGTTCATTAGGATTACAGCTAGTAAATAACTTGACTAAACAGATTGATGGTGAATTTGAACTGGATAGAAACCAAGGAACATCTTTTGCCCTTATTTTTGAAGAAAAAGAATGA
- a CDS encoding DUF7000 family protein — translation MKYIMDLRVYFKNKYPEYFVSGIYYGYLDMTYFSFTPKSLKNMKLKIAIVFVHETFRFEVWLAGSNKKVQSKYWELIKEGTWDEYHIPSTTQGVDSILEHVLVDNPNFADLDSLTQQIEAGTLKFIDDVEDFLSKT, via the coding sequence ATGAAATATATTATGGATCTGAGAGTGTATTTTAAAAATAAATACCCTGAATATTTCGTATCTGGCATTTATTACGGGTACCTTGACATGACTTATTTTTCTTTCACCCCCAAGTCATTAAAGAATATGAAACTTAAAATTGCAATTGTTTTTGTCCATGAAACCTTTAGATTTGAAGTTTGGCTAGCTGGATCTAATAAGAAGGTTCAAAGCAAGTATTGGGAACTTATAAAAGAAGGTACCTGGGATGAATACCACATTCCATCAACTACCCAGGGTGTAGATTCTATTCTGGAGCACGTTCTAGTTGATAATCCTAATTTTGCAGATTTGGATAGTTTAACCCAGCAGATAGAGGCGGGTACATTGAAATTCATTGATGATGTTGAGGACTTCCTATCTAAAACATGA
- a CDS encoding nitrite/sulfite reductase domain-containing protein, translated as MGVKKQNIPDKGAAVEKDMETYTIVPYIPGGLVDPAILRKIADAAEKYQVKFIKMTSEHRIGLYGVKEANIDNIWNDLGMGPGGHIGKCVRAVKFCTGNTVCKKGHQNTMDLGLRIDEAFHRMETPQKVKISLSGCTSSCAESAVRDIGLIGTPMGWKLMVGGTCGLQVRKGKLLAENLSDGQVIDYIGKILDYYKEKGIQKRMGIFIDIIGFDKFSKAILGE; from the coding sequence ATGGGTGTAAAGAAACAAAACATTCCAGATAAGGGGGCTGCAGTAGAAAAGGATATGGAAACTTACACTATTGTTCCATACATCCCTGGAGGTCTGGTAGATCCTGCCATTTTACGTAAGATTGCCGATGCTGCTGAGAAATACCAAGTTAAATTTATTAAAATGACCTCAGAACATAGAATCGGATTATATGGGGTTAAAGAGGCAAATATTGATAATATCTGGAATGATCTGGGTATGGGGCCAGGAGGTCATATTGGTAAATGTGTGAGGGCAGTCAAGTTTTGCACTGGAAACACAGTTTGCAAGAAAGGGCATCAAAACACCATGGACCTCGGGTTACGTATTGATGAGGCTTTCCACAGGATGGAAACACCTCAAAAAGTAAAAATCTCTCTTTCCGGTTGTACCAGTTCATGTGCAGAATCTGCAGTCAGGGATATAGGCCTTATTGGGACTCCAATGGGTTGGAAACTGATGGTTGGAGGGACATGTGGACTACAGGTCCGGAAAGGAAAACTACTAGCCGAAAACCTTTCTGACGGCCAGGTTATTGATTACATTGGTAAAATATTAGATTATTATAAAGAAAAGGGTATTCAAAAACGAATGGGGATATTTATCGACATAATTGGATTTGATAAGTTTTCTAAAGCTATTCTGGGCGAATAA
- a CDS encoding histidine kinase dimerization/phosphoacceptor domain -containing protein, with protein sequence MSDIKIVLVDGNVEAMDIKGKLESLGYEVPCVVSTGEEAIKKVLDIKPDLVLMDIDLNGDMDCIEVASKIKEINVPLIFQTKELDDSKAKKVMGIRPYGVLIKPYEEIELQSILEMAFYKIKAENELRWNENRLKTGMDMADMVYWEYNTEKDLFTFDDQFFALYGTSADEMGGNTMSAQEYVERFVDPSAYEFMENELKKTFEADDPNFSSTGHHWMKRADGEKRYIVVRFKILYDKNGRKIGTMGVNQDITEEKMAKDALRESEEKYRTLIESAKDPISLYDENGIFLMANEAGALSMGKRPAELVGHSLREFFPPEIAEKQIELIRKVFSTEDGLEMEMPVPQGKQNLWFSTSLQPVYGHDNKVRTVQVISRNITDIKEAQIELQQALDEKEMLIKEIHHRVKNNLMIISSLLNLQSRYIEDKDARDVFRESQNRAKSMAMIHERLYQSTDLKNIDFGDYIQKLTTDLYRSMVSDPGRIKLDIDVEDVKIDINTVVPLGLIVNELVTNSMKHAFPRNESGFIKVELYKGENHKIILRVRDNGVGFPEDIDYKKTSSLGLQLVNSLTKQIGGEVELGEGPGTVFTIIFKEQIANG encoded by the coding sequence GTGTCTGATATTAAAATTGTTCTGGTAGATGGAAACGTAGAAGCGATGGATATTAAGGGTAAATTGGAATCTCTTGGTTATGAGGTTCCTTGTGTTGTTTCCACTGGTGAAGAAGCAATTAAAAAGGTTTTGGACATCAAACCGGATCTTGTTTTAATGGATATTGATCTCAACGGGGATATGGATTGTATTGAAGTAGCTTCAAAGATTAAAGAGATCAATGTACCTCTTATTTTTCAAACCAAAGAATTAGATGATTCAAAAGCTAAAAAAGTAATGGGAATTCGGCCATATGGGGTTTTAATTAAACCATATGAGGAAATTGAGCTCCAATCAATACTGGAAATGGCTTTTTACAAAATAAAGGCTGAAAATGAGCTTAGATGGAATGAGAATCGTCTGAAAACGGGTATGGACATGGCTGACATGGTTTATTGGGAGTACAACACTGAAAAAGATCTCTTCACCTTTGATGATCAGTTTTTCGCCCTTTACGGTACTAGTGCTGATGAAATGGGTGGAAACACAATGTCTGCCCAGGAATATGTGGAACGTTTTGTTGATCCCAGTGCCTATGAATTTATGGAAAATGAGCTTAAAAAAACCTTTGAAGCAGATGATCCTAATTTTTCCAGTACCGGTCATCACTGGATGAAGCGTGCCGATGGAGAAAAAAGATACATTGTGGTGCGTTTCAAAATCTTGTACGATAAAAATGGTAGAAAGATTGGAACTATGGGTGTTAATCAGGACATAACCGAAGAAAAAATGGCAAAGGATGCTCTTAGGGAAAGTGAAGAGAAATATAGAACCCTGATTGAGTCTGCAAAGGATCCAATCTCTCTTTATGATGAGAACGGTATTTTTTTAATGGCCAATGAGGCAGGGGCATTGAGTATGGGTAAGAGGCCGGCTGAACTAGTGGGTCATTCACTAAGAGAGTTCTTCCCACCTGAAATTGCTGAAAAACAGATTGAATTAATCAGGAAGGTATTTAGCACCGAGGATGGTTTGGAAATGGAAATGCCTGTCCCCCAGGGCAAGCAAAATCTATGGTTCAGCACCAGCTTACAGCCAGTCTATGGGCATGACAATAAAGTTCGCACAGTCCAAGTAATTTCCAGGAATATAACTGACATTAAAGAAGCTCAAATTGAATTACAACAGGCCCTGGATGAAAAAGAGATGCTCATAAAGGAAATTCACCATCGGGTTAAAAATAACTTGATGATTATATCCAGTTTATTGAATCTACAATCAAGATATATTGAAGATAAAGATGCACGTGATGTTTTCAGAGAAAGTCAAAATAGGGCTAAATCAATGGCCATGATCCATGAAAGACTGTACCAGTCCACAGATCTTAAAAACATTGATTTTGGTGACTACATACAAAAACTCACCACTGATCTCTACCGATCCATGGTATCTGATCCAGGACGGATTAAACTGGACATTGATGTGGAAGATGTGAAGATAGACATCAACACTGTTGTTCCTTTAGGACTTATTGTGAATGAACTGGTTACCAACAGCATGAAACACGCATTCCCCAGAAATGAAAGTGGATTTATTAAAGTGGAACTCTACAAGGGGGAAAACCATAAAATTATTTTAAGAGTTCGTGACAACGGGGTTGGATTCCCGGAAGATATTGATTATAAAAAAACCAGCTCCTTAGGCTTACAACTAGTAAACAGTTTAACAAAGCAAATTGGTGGTGAAGTCGAACTTGGTGAGGGTCCGGGAACAGTTTTTACCATTATTTTTAAGGAACAAATAGCTAATGGTTAA
- a CDS encoding CPBP family intramembrane glutamic endopeptidase, with translation MTEAVLERGQLKKELYTFLIITFAATYILQLGIYTIAGPLSYTSPLWGVALSASMFLPAIVAIFCMAYFKSHALTTETKIIFTFFLVYVVLFLFESFFPPIIGSIMDKPLLSGIVGVLGILTLIVLNLKKKWRNGLKLSKLYFGKNIKYYIFLPLIFSAILILTPILYYISGLGSPATEFNLYMFFNTWIPSLILFFFILWPSYFGEEYGWRFYLQDRLFPLLGGYKGVLMLGIIWGLWHSVLIVLGHNYPGYPILGNVLMILYCIVLGTIFSYAVLKTGSIWIAVILHLINNKTAPVATSFIANSDNLILGSVIGIAILAVFVLVLLKSKVWKMINLAVNEK, from the coding sequence TTGACTGAGGCAGTTTTAGAAAGGGGACAACTTAAAAAAGAATTATATACATTTTTGATTATCACTTTTGCAGCCACTTATATTCTCCAATTAGGTATTTATACCATTGCAGGTCCTTTATCTTATACATCCCCATTGTGGGGTGTGGCACTTTCAGCTTCCATGTTCCTGCCAGCTATAGTTGCCATATTCTGTATGGCTTACTTCAAATCCCATGCCCTGACTACAGAAACAAAAATTATATTCACATTTTTCCTGGTATATGTAGTTCTATTCCTTTTTGAAAGCTTTTTCCCTCCAATTATAGGGAGCATAATGGATAAACCTCTCCTTTCGGGTATTGTTGGTGTTTTAGGAATTTTAACTCTAATCGTGCTGAATTTGAAAAAGAAATGGAGAAATGGCTTAAAACTCTCAAAATTATACTTTGGAAAAAATATTAAATATTACATTTTTTTACCACTCATTTTTTCTGCAATACTCATTTTAACCCCTATTCTTTATTATATTTCCGGATTAGGCTCTCCAGCCACAGAATTTAACCTTTACATGTTCTTTAACACATGGATACCCAGTTTAATTTTGTTTTTCTTCATATTATGGCCCTCCTATTTTGGAGAAGAATACGGGTGGAGATTTTACCTTCAAGACAGGCTATTTCCACTTTTAGGTGGTTATAAGGGTGTTTTAATGCTTGGTATCATATGGGGATTATGGCACAGTGTGCTCATAGTGTTGGGACATAATTATCCGGGATACCCTATCCTTGGAAATGTATTAATGATTCTTTATTGCATTGTACTGGGCACTATTTTTAGTTACGCTGTTTTAAAGACTGGAAGCATCTGGATTGCAGTAATACTACATTTAATTAACAATAAAACTGCTCCCGTAGCAACATCATTCATTGCAAATTCTGATAATCTTATACTGGGCTCTGTGATTGGAATTGCGATTTTAGCAGTATTTGTACTGGTACTTTTAAAGTCTAAAGTTTGGAAAATGATAAACTTGGCGGTTAATGAAAAGTAA
- a CDS encoding serine hydrolase — MDDKVLVGLVMGFVLLLVFVGLLVFNPFNSNIPSINGIGSDNQTGNNTTITNNTDVLPLTTPLLNFIPSSGLDGQSSSPVSPSPGPEPTPDPMINVINLFDAYFQTRFKDANIPAAAAVIVQNDKIIYMKTLGIKDLASGEPVDENTLFGICSLTKQFSATNIAQYVSQGLMSWDDPITKYFLSPTEFQLYSNEVTDDFTIRDSLTMRSGLEENSGDDYYTYFNNSFATSLYNLRYLENVTPFRSTYAYQNLLYSVPGFCAAKVNNMPWNELIKKDLLDPLGMTNTKTSYWDFISSSNHVTPYTLLKNGTLVPYDIIPDGVGPAGGIYMSISEMANWLKFQIADTGYYNGQKILNRTELDETRTGQTPKNTNTPSWYCMGWHLKADGTLYHEGASIAQYTHLTLYPSKGLAIAIFTNGGYYGVTLKKSCNDKFKNLINGDFNTDTWTPYYDWATNELKPKPPTPPIVDQTLPLSGYTGVYFNDLFGNINITTSDNTLICQYGTDSRTYTLKHWNYDVFEEENNNHFFNFTDIHSGTSHQVDVKLTNTPENVTFNRTSP; from the coding sequence GTGGATGATAAGGTTCTAGTAGGATTAGTGATGGGTTTTGTTCTGTTGTTAGTTTTCGTTGGCCTTTTAGTTTTTAATCCTTTTAATTCCAATATACCTTCTATTAATGGTATTGGATCAGATAACCAAACAGGTAACAATACTACCATTACTAACAATACTGATGTTCTTCCTTTAACTACTCCTCTACTTAATTTTATTCCATCATCTGGATTAGATGGTCAATCTTCTTCTCCAGTTAGTCCTTCACCCGGCCCTGAACCTACTCCAGATCCTATGATTAATGTAATCAATTTATTTGATGCATATTTCCAAACCAGATTTAAAGATGCGAATATACCGGCCGCAGCAGCAGTTATTGTTCAAAATGATAAGATAATCTACATGAAAACACTCGGAATCAAAGATTTAGCATCCGGAGAACCAGTTGATGAAAATACATTATTTGGAATATGTTCACTCACTAAACAATTTAGTGCTACTAATATTGCCCAATATGTAAGTCAAGGTTTAATGAGCTGGGATGATCCTATAACTAAGTATTTTTTATCTCCAACTGAATTCCAGTTATACAGCAACGAAGTTACTGATGATTTCACAATTAGAGATAGTCTTACTATGCGGAGTGGACTGGAGGAAAATAGTGGAGATGATTATTATACCTACTTCAACAATAGTTTTGCCACTTCTCTTTATAATCTCCGATATCTTGAAAACGTTACTCCTTTCCGTTCTACATATGCTTATCAAAATTTACTTTATTCTGTACCTGGTTTTTGTGCTGCAAAGGTGAATAATATGCCTTGGAATGAGCTAATTAAGAAAGACCTACTTGATCCATTGGGAATGACCAATACCAAAACAAGCTACTGGGATTTCATAAGTTCATCAAATCACGTGACTCCATATACACTTCTTAAAAATGGCACATTGGTGCCCTATGATATTATTCCTGATGGTGTTGGACCAGCAGGTGGTATATATATGTCAATAAGTGAGATGGCAAATTGGCTTAAATTCCAGATCGCTGATACTGGATATTACAATGGTCAAAAAATATTAAATAGAACGGAATTAGATGAAACACGAACGGGACAGACTCCTAAAAATACTAACACTCCTTCATGGTACTGTATGGGATGGCACCTAAAAGCAGATGGCACTTTATATCATGAAGGGGCTAGTATTGCTCAATATACTCACCTTACACTTTATCCTTCTAAAGGTTTAGCTATAGCAATATTTACCAATGGAGGATATTACGGCGTCACCCTCAAGAAAAGCTGCAATGATAAATTCAAGAATTTAATAAATGGTGATTTTAACACGGATACATGGACTCCCTATTACGACTGGGCCACTAATGAACTAAAACCTAAACCTCCAACACCACCTATAGTAGATCAAACACTACCTTTAAGCGGTTATACTGGTGTTTATTTCAATGATTTATTTGGTAATATAAACATAACAACATCTGATAACACTTTAATTTGTCAGTACGGTACTGATAGTAGGACTTATACGTTGAAACATTGGAATTATGATGTTTTCGAAGAAGAAAACAATAATCACTTTTTCAACTTTACAGATATCCATAGTGGAACATCTCACCAGGTAGACGTAAAATTAACTAATACACCAGAAAACGTGACATTTAACCGCACAAGTCCTTAA
- a CDS encoding MBL fold metallo-hydrolase, whose amino-acid sequence MKIRPYFVEKSDHESWDEVFQNPRPITVESFKTGLVVINRKGTINPNHPRAPVMVDEELEVPILAHWVHHEEKGDFLLDAGLDSSYCNDPRGGLNGSAVDEYHQDRDENIAYHLAKHNINPKMVFLSHLHSDHAAGLRELPKDIPYVTGKGEYSQYHLEVHGDFLGGLNELYEIDYTHAQQMPYLGSGVDLLGDGSLWAFHTPGHTPGHSSFLVNGLEGPVLLAMDAAFIQENLELGVAPSDYTWDVAMAQEILEKILTFLKAYPQVRVGSGHEFLK is encoded by the coding sequence ATGAAAATCCGACCTTATTTCGTTGAAAAATCAGATCATGAAAGTTGGGATGAAGTTTTCCAGAATCCAAGACCAATAACTGTGGAGAGCTTTAAAACCGGTTTAGTGGTGATTAACCGTAAAGGCACCATAAACCCGAATCACCCCCGTGCCCCGGTTATGGTTGATGAAGAACTGGAGGTCCCTATCCTGGCCCACTGGGTTCATCATGAAGAAAAGGGCGATTTTCTACTTGATGCCGGACTGGACTCATCCTACTGCAACGACCCGCGTGGGGGGTTAAATGGAAGTGCAGTTGATGAATATCATCAGGATAGGGATGAAAATATAGCTTATCATCTGGCAAAGCATAATATTAACCCCAAGATGGTTTTTTTAAGCCACTTACACTCTGACCATGCCGCAGGGCTCAGGGAACTTCCCAAGGATATTCCCTATGTAACGGGGAAAGGAGAATACAGCCAATACCATTTAGAAGTCCATGGTGATTTTTTAGGAGGTTTAAATGAACTATATGAAATTGATTACACCCATGCGCAGCAAATGCCATATTTAGGTTCCGGTGTAGATTTGCTGGGTGATGGGTCATTGTGGGCGTTCCATACACCGGGACACACTCCGGGACATAGTTCTTTTCTGGTGAATGGATTGGAGGGTCCTGTTTTACTGGCCATGGATGCTGCTTTCATTCAGGAAAACCTAGAACTAGGTGTGGCTCCCAGTGATTACACCTGGGATGTGGCAATGGCTCAGGAGATATTGGAGAAGATTTTAACATTTTTAAAAGCGTATCCGCAGGTTAGGGTGGGTTCTGGGCATGAATTCTTAAAATAG
- a CDS encoding sodium:solute symporter family protein: MDLMILSIICLIFLVINGYVGYVAWRRTKSADDYLVAGRETHPFIMALSYGATFISTAAIVGFGGVAANYGMGILWLVFLNILIGIFIAFVFFGKRTRKMGHNLGALTFPEFLSRRFDSRFIQYFSGAVIFIGMPLYAAVVLVGMARFVETTLQIDYNIALVVMAVIVAAYVIFGGIRGVMYTDALQGSIMFFGTIFLLIAIYWMLGGVVDANQALTNLVNVVPANSTAAATATGFTGWTTMPSLGSPFWWTLVSSLILGVGIGVLSQPQLVVRFMTVKSHRELNRAVLIGGVFIFAITFGAYVVGSLSNVYFFQTTGQTAVQAAGGNLDKVIPAFIAAAMPLWFTYLFMVALLSAAMSTLSAQFHVQGTAFGRDIYETLVRKTGGSSVRMARIGIVIAVLIAVIMGFILPSSIVALGTSLWFGITAAAFLAIYVAAIYWKRATKEGAIAGLVSGAAVSLFWLLFGFKKTAEPLGVSKALMGQSTIITSVPWPTVDPMIVALPVAVVATIVVSLLTKPPEKEFIDKCFQGVDRFKGK, from the coding sequence GTGGACTTAATGATTTTGAGTATTATTTGTTTAATATTTCTCGTGATAAACGGTTATGTGGGATATGTGGCCTGGCGTAGGACTAAGAGTGCAGATGATTACCTGGTGGCAGGGAGGGAAACACACCCCTTTATCATGGCTCTGAGTTATGGGGCCACATTCATCAGCACGGCAGCCATTGTAGGATTTGGGGGTGTTGCTGCCAATTATGGTATGGGAATCCTATGGCTAGTCTTTTTAAACATCCTCATTGGAATATTCATTGCCTTCGTATTCTTTGGGAAACGCACCCGGAAAATGGGTCATAACTTGGGCGCCCTGACCTTCCCAGAGTTTTTATCCCGACGTTTTGACAGTAGATTCATACAATACTTCTCCGGTGCAGTTATCTTTATTGGGATGCCCTTATATGCAGCAGTAGTTCTGGTAGGTATGGCCCGGTTTGTGGAAACAACCCTCCAAATAGATTACAACATAGCCCTGGTGGTAATGGCAGTGATAGTTGCCGCTTATGTTATATTTGGAGGGATCAGGGGTGTAATGTATACCGATGCATTGCAGGGTAGTATAATGTTTTTTGGAACAATATTCCTCCTGATTGCAATTTACTGGATGCTGGGTGGTGTAGTTGATGCAAACCAAGCCCTCACCAATCTGGTGAACGTGGTGCCGGCTAATTCAACTGCCGCCGCCACTGCCACTGGATTCACGGGATGGACAACCATGCCCTCCCTGGGCAGTCCCTTCTGGTGGACACTGGTTTCCAGCCTAATCCTGGGTGTGGGTATTGGGGTGTTATCACAGCCCCAACTGGTGGTCCGTTTCATGACTGTTAAATCCCATCGTGAATTGAACCGGGCAGTATTAATTGGTGGGGTGTTCATATTCGCCATAACCTTCGGTGCCTATGTGGTGGGTTCCCTCTCCAACGTCTATTTTTTCCAAACAACGGGACAAACTGCGGTTCAAGCAGCCGGAGGTAATTTGGACAAGGTTATACCAGCATTTATCGCCGCGGCAATGCCATTATGGTTCACTTACCTCTTTATGGTTGCTCTTTTATCTGCGGCCATGTCCACCCTATCTGCACAGTTCCATGTGCAGGGAACCGCCTTTGGCCGTGATATATACGAGACATTAGTCCGTAAAACTGGCGGATCATCAGTAAGGATGGCCCGGATTGGAATAGTAATAGCAGTGTTAATTGCAGTGATTATGGGATTCATATTACCCTCCAGTATAGTGGCCCTGGGAACTTCTTTATGGTTCGGTATCACTGCCGCAGCATTCCTGGCTATATATGTGGCAGCAATTTACTGGAAAAGGGCTACAAAGGAAGGTGCAATCGCAGGGTTGGTTTCTGGTGCAGCGGTAAGTCTATTCTGGTTGTTGTTCGGCTTTAAAAAAACAGCCGAACCATTGGGAGTTTCCAAAGCTTTAATGGGACAGTCTACTATTATTACATCTGTGCCCTGGCCAACAGTGGATCCAATGATCGTGGCCTTGCCAGTGGCGGTTGTGGCTACAATTGTGGTCAGTCTGCTCACTAAACCCCCTGAAAAGGAATTCATTGATAAATGTTTCCAGGGCGTGGACCGGTTTAAAGGAAAATAA
- a CDS encoding PsbP-related protein, with the protein MSEDGPPRLRKPEKGTRKKDASSKLGKASADIKEKVGSFNLKKGESSITNKVNSFKSKKSFRSEDRDGSPTKLRVPQSEPKQKFNFGFEEKIPKVLREKSFLSIIGVIILIILVVSTAILFIGDKQISTSPNNTTQQVEPLKNHYNDGNISFDYPEGWNVSNNQQAPLIVTVAHDENNSFSVFKEDLGTQNFTYRVAAWRSNILAKGMIYYEGDLTIDNTTAYELEANYKPGDKVFATRGIAFQKNNSLYFLIFVFDKALIDYKYEMDKVINSFHVN; encoded by the coding sequence TTGAGTGAAGATGGTCCTCCTCGTTTAAGAAAACCAGAAAAGGGCACTAGGAAAAAAGATGCATCATCCAAATTAGGTAAAGCCAGTGCTGATATTAAGGAAAAAGTCGGTTCTTTTAATCTGAAAAAGGGAGAATCTTCAATTACCAATAAGGTTAATTCCTTTAAGTCTAAAAAAAGCTTTAGGAGTGAAGATAGGGATGGAAGTCCCACCAAACTACGAGTACCCCAATCTGAACCTAAGCAAAAGTTCAATTTTGGTTTCGAGGAAAAAATTCCAAAGGTATTAAGGGAAAAATCCTTCCTAAGCATTATTGGTGTTATTATTTTAATTATTCTGGTGGTTAGCACTGCAATTTTGTTTATTGGTGATAAACAAATAAGCACCAGCCCTAACAACACCACCCAACAAGTAGAGCCTCTTAAAAACCATTATAATGATGGTAACATCTCTTTTGACTATCCTGAAGGCTGGAATGTTTCCAATAACCAACAAGCCCCCCTGATTGTCACAGTAGCTCATGATGAAAATAACAGTTTTTCAGTCTTTAAGGAGGATCTGGGAACCCAGAACTTCACATATCGAGTGGCAGCCTGGCGTTCAAACATTTTAGCAAAGGGTATGATCTACTACGAAGGTGACCTTACCATTGACAACACCACTGCCTATGAACTGGAAGCAAATTACAAACCCGGAGATAAAGTCTTCGCCACTAGAGGGATAGCTTTCCAGAAAAATAACTCATTATACTTCTTAATCTTTGTGTTTGACAAAGCCCTTATTGATTATAAATACGAGATGGATAAAGTGATAAACAGTTTCCATGTGAATTAA